In Luteitalea sp. TBR-22, one genomic interval encodes:
- a CDS encoding NupC/NupG family nucleoside CNT transporter codes for MTHAPGKAPARAPWRQADLLVLGALLGAAAIAAAIAFLANAPKVQSLTGLCVLLAIAFAWSSNRAAIDRKTVAWGLGLQIVIALIVLRTTPGREAFAAAGRGINWLLDFGNVGAGFVFGPLGNKEVWPRIMTGALGPEGAQYSVLFAFQVLPTIIFIASLFAILYYLGVMQLVVRAFAVGMRWVMKASGAETLNVAASIFMGQTEAPLTIRPFLAKMTQSELMTVMTSGMAHISGGIMAAYVLFGIEAQHLLTAVIMTAPGTLMMAKIFVPETEQPETMGTVALKHEKTDVNIIDAAGRGTSEGLMLALNVGAMLISFLALIALLNAILGLAGLSLQQIFGWVFAPIAWSMGVPWRDAPAIGNLLGTRMVLNEFVAYSQLGPMKATLDPRSFTIATFALCGFANFASIGMQVGGIGALAPARRSDLARLGFRAMMAGTLANFVTATIAGFLL; via the coding sequence GTGACCCACGCTCCCGGCAAGGCTCCGGCCCGCGCCCCCTGGCGCCAGGCGGACCTCCTCGTCCTCGGCGCGCTGCTCGGCGCGGCCGCCATCGCGGCCGCCATCGCCTTCCTCGCCAATGCGCCGAAGGTGCAGTCGCTCACCGGCCTGTGCGTGCTGCTGGCCATCGCGTTCGCGTGGTCGAGCAACCGCGCCGCGATCGACCGCAAGACGGTGGCCTGGGGCCTCGGCCTCCAGATCGTGATCGCGCTGATCGTGCTGCGCACGACGCCGGGACGCGAGGCCTTCGCGGCGGCGGGGCGCGGCATCAACTGGCTGCTCGACTTCGGCAACGTCGGCGCCGGGTTCGTGTTCGGTCCGCTCGGCAACAAGGAGGTGTGGCCGCGCATCATGACCGGCGCCCTCGGCCCCGAGGGCGCGCAGTACTCGGTGCTGTTCGCCTTCCAGGTGCTGCCGACGATCATCTTCATCGCGTCGCTGTTCGCGATCCTCTACTACCTCGGCGTGATGCAACTGGTCGTGCGGGCGTTTGCCGTCGGCATGCGCTGGGTGATGAAGGCGAGCGGCGCCGAGACGCTCAACGTCGCGGCGAGCATCTTCATGGGCCAGACCGAGGCCCCGCTCACCATCCGGCCCTTCCTCGCGAAGATGACGCAGTCCGAGCTCATGACGGTGATGACCTCGGGCATGGCCCACATCTCGGGCGGCATCATGGCCGCCTACGTGCTCTTCGGCATCGAGGCGCAGCACCTGCTCACGGCGGTCATCATGACGGCGCCGGGGACGCTGATGATGGCCAAGATCTTCGTGCCCGAGACCGAGCAGCCCGAGACGATGGGCACCGTCGCGCTGAAGCACGAGAAGACCGACGTCAACATCATCGACGCGGCCGGGCGCGGCACGTCCGAGGGCCTGATGCTGGCGCTCAACGTCGGCGCGATGCTGATTTCCTTCCTGGCGCTCATCGCCCTGCTCAACGCCATCCTCGGTCTCGCCGGCCTGAGCCTGCAGCAGATCTTCGGCTGGGTCTTCGCGCCGATTGCCTGGAGCATGGGCGTGCCATGGCGCGACGCGCCGGCCATCGGTAACCTGCTCGGCACGCGGATGGTGCTGAACGAGTTCGTGGCCTACTCGCAGCTCGGGCCGATGAAGGCGACGCTCGACCCGCGCTCCTTCACGATCGCGACCTTCGCGCTGTGCGGCTTTGCCAACTTCGCCTCGATCGGCATGCAGGTCGGCGGCATCGGCGCGCTGGCGCCGGCGCGGCGCAGCGACCTGGCGCGGCTCGGCTTCCGGGCGATGATGGCCGGCACGCTGGCCAACTTCGTCACCGCGACCATCGCGGGGTTCCTCCTGTAG
- a CDS encoding glycoside hydrolase family 172 protein produces the protein MRLLALVGLACSLAASTAGAQSSADDLYRMQDVETRWISPENPTGASGSGGRVNRGAKGAAFIVVPPGASVDLADIRGAGIIHRIWISGTVPRNPEQRRLVRLLMTWDDATAPAVDVPMGDFFGASLGLAVPFESALLQNPEGRSFNATIPMPYRTAARIRVVNEAPSYALIWYDINYSIVKAHADDVLYFHATWHRVPRTAPGTDFEILPRVTGRGRYLGTHVGVVGGHEAYRGTWFGEGEVKVFLDGDSTLPTLVGTGTEDYIGTGWGQGTFRGRYHGSLVSDEKADLYAFYRYHLDDPVFFQRECRVTLQQMGNAPIAKVKAMQAAGAPAVPVLVLDLKGEPVMDIRKAAPDIHLLLDAQGLPPFDDPRHPQGGVNYYRSDDVSATAYFYLDRPVNGLPPLAPAASRIDGMRERVWATQR, from the coding sequence ATGCGCCTTCTTGCTCTCGTCGGCCTGGCCTGCAGCCTGGCCGCCTCGACGGCCGGTGCCCAGTCGTCGGCCGACGACCTCTACCGCATGCAGGACGTCGAGACCCGCTGGATCAGCCCCGAGAACCCGACAGGCGCGAGTGGCAGTGGCGGCCGTGTCAATCGCGGCGCCAAGGGCGCGGCCTTCATCGTCGTGCCACCAGGCGCCAGCGTGGACCTGGCCGACATCCGCGGCGCGGGCATCATCCACCGCATCTGGATCAGCGGCACCGTCCCGCGCAACCCGGAGCAGCGCCGACTGGTGCGCCTCCTGATGACGTGGGACGACGCGACTGCGCCGGCGGTGGACGTGCCGATGGGCGACTTCTTCGGCGCCTCGCTCGGCCTGGCCGTGCCCTTCGAGAGCGCGCTGCTCCAGAACCCGGAAGGTCGCTCGTTCAACGCGACCATCCCGATGCCGTATCGCACCGCCGCCCGCATCCGTGTGGTCAACGAGGCGCCGTCCTACGCGCTCATCTGGTACGACATCAACTACAGCATCGTGAAGGCCCATGCCGACGACGTGCTGTATTTCCACGCGACGTGGCACCGGGTGCCGCGCACCGCGCCTGGCACCGACTTCGAGATCCTGCCGCGCGTGACGGGCCGCGGCCGCTACCTGGGGACGCACGTCGGCGTGGTCGGCGGGCACGAGGCCTACCGCGGCACCTGGTTCGGGGAGGGCGAGGTGAAGGTCTTCCTCGACGGCGACTCGACGCTGCCGACGCTGGTCGGCACGGGCACCGAGGACTACATCGGGACGGGCTGGGGTCAGGGCACCTTCCGGGGCCGGTATCACGGGTCACTCGTGTCCGACGAGAAGGCCGACCTCTACGCGTTCTACCGGTACCACCTCGACGACCCGGTGTTCTTCCAGCGCGAATGCCGGGTGACGCTGCAGCAGATGGGCAACGCACCGATCGCGAAGGTGAAGGCCATGCAGGCGGCCGGCGCGCCCGCGGTGCCGGTGCTGGTGCTCGACCTCAAGGGCGAGCCGGTGATGGACATCCGCAAGGCGGCGCCCGACATCCACCTGCTGCTCGACGCCCAGGGGCTGCCGCCCTTCGACGACCCGCGCCATCCGCAGGGCGGCGTGAACTACTACCGATCCGACGACGTGTCGGCGACCGCGTACTTCTACCTGGATCGCCCGGTCAACGGCCTGCCGCCCCTGGCGCCCGCCGCCAGCCGCATCGACGGCATGCGCGAGCGCGTGTGGGCAACGCAGAGGTAG
- a CDS encoding cytochrome c, translating into MLTSRAAWATVTSAGAILLAAVVAGTNAQPTTAPTIKKVPYHDIASVDGRSNYVAYCASCHGLSGKGDGPAAPALKAMVPDLTMMSARRGGKFDVLAIERFISGVDRAVPAAHGSVDMPVWGPMFRSGGVSNATAQMRLTNLATYLKSIQKPQS; encoded by the coding sequence ATGTTGACGTCACGTGCAGCATGGGCAACGGTCACCAGCGCGGGAGCCATCCTGCTCGCGGCAGTCGTGGCCGGCACCAACGCGCAGCCGACGACCGCGCCGACCATCAAGAAGGTCCCCTATCACGACATCGCGTCAGTCGACGGACGGTCCAACTACGTCGCCTACTGCGCGTCGTGCCACGGCCTGTCGGGGAAGGGCGACGGACCTGCCGCGCCGGCGCTCAAGGCGATGGTGCCCGACCTGACGATGATGTCGGCCAGGCGCGGCGGCAAGTTCGACGTCCTCGCCATCGAGCGCTTCATCTCGGGCGTCGACAGGGCCGTGCCGGCTGCGCACGGCTCGGTCGACATGCCGGTGTGGGGGCCGATGTTCCGAAGCGGTGGCGTCTCCAACGCGACGGCGCAGATGCGGCTGACCAACCTGGCGACGTACCTCAAGTCGATCCAGAAGCCGCAGTCGTAG